CGTCAACTGGGGACGGCTTATCTATGTGTGCAATAGCCGGTATTCCCTTAGAAGATATGGAATTTGTGCAATTTCATCCTACGGGGTTATATCCGGTTGGGGTGTTAATTTCTGAAGCTGTACGGGGGGAAGGGGCCTATTTAATTAATAGCGAAGGACGGCGTTTTATGGAGGATTATGCCCCGTCTCGCATGGAATTAGCCCCTCGTGATATTACGTCTCGGGCCATTACCCGAGAAATTCGTGCTGGCCGGGGTATTCATTTAGATGGTCGGCCTGGTGGCCCGTTTATCTATTTGGACTTGCGTCACATGGGTCAAGAAAAGATTATGAGTCGTATTCCTTTTTGTTGGGAGGAAGCACACCGTTTGGTAGGAGTAGATGCGGTTTATGAACCTATGCCTGTCCGTCCTACTGCTCATTATTGCATGGGAGGTATTCCGGTTAATACGGATGGCAGAGTCCGGTTGAGTGGGGATAAGTTAACGGAAGGGTTATTTGCGGCCGGAGAATGTGCTTGTGTTTCGGTTCATGGGGCCAACCGTTTGGGTAGTAATTCTTTGTTAGAATGTGTGGTTTATGGACGAAGAACGGGCCGCAGTATTGCTGAATATGTAAAAAATCGTAAATTTTCTGAGTTTGATTCTCAATCTTATTTAGACAATGCTAAACAAAGAATTCAAGGTTTATTAACAAAAAAAGGAACTATTCGTTTAGGGGCATTACGACAACAATTTCAGGATTCTATGAGTGAACATTGTGGGGTTTTTCGCAGTGAAGAAGTAATGCAAGCTGGACTCACACAAATTCAGGAATTTAAAGAAAAATATAATCAGGTTTATCTCGATGATACTGATAGTTGTTGGAATACGGAATTAATTGAAGCTATGGAATTACAGAATATTATGGTAGTCGGAGAAATTATTTTGACTTCTGCGTTTAACCGTAAAGAAAGTCGAGGGGCCCATTCACGGGAAGATTATACTCAACGAGATGATCCTAATTTTCTTAAGCATACCTTAGCTTATTATTCTGTGGCCGGTATTGATGTTCAATATATGTCGGTAGCTTTAGGAATGTTTGAACCGAAGGAAAGAAAATATTAGATATTAGGGGTAATTCATGAATTACCCCTACAATAATATATGATACCCAATCGAGTTTAACAACCCCTATGCTTAAAAAATTTATTTTATTTTGTTACAAAATCTAAAAAACGCTAAGATATATGAGA
The genomic region above belongs to Aphanothece sacrum FPU1 and contains:
- a CDS encoding succinate dehydrogenase/fumarate reductase flavoprotein subunit, coding for MLEHDVIIIGGGLAGCRAALEIKRLNPSVDVAIVAKTHPIRSHSVAAQGGIAASLKNVDPNDSWEAHAFDTVKGSDYLADQDAVAILTQEAPDVIIDLEHMGVLFSRLEDGKIAQRAFGGHTHNRTCYAADKTGHAMLHELVNNLRRHEVKIYQEWYVMQLILEDGDAKGLVMYHIEDGEIVIVRAKVVMCATGGYGRVFNTTSNDYASTGDGLSMCAIAGIPLEDMEFVQFHPTGLYPVGVLISEAVRGEGAYLINSEGRRFMEDYAPSRMELAPRDITSRAITREIRAGRGIHLDGRPGGPFIYLDLRHMGQEKIMSRIPFCWEEAHRLVGVDAVYEPMPVRPTAHYCMGGIPVNTDGRVRLSGDKLTEGLFAAGECACVSVHGANRLGSNSLLECVVYGRRTGRSIAEYVKNRKFSEFDSQSYLDNAKQRIQGLLTKKGTIRLGALRQQFQDSMSEHCGVFRSEEVMQAGLTQIQEFKEKYNQVYLDDTDSCWNTELIEAMELQNIMVVGEIILTSAFNRKESRGAHSREDYTQRDDPNFLKHTLAYYSVAGIDVQYMSVALGMFEPKERKY